From the Methanobacterium spitsbergense genome, one window contains:
- a CDS encoding 3-isopropylmalate dehydratase small subunit, giving the protein MKGKVWKFGDDVDTDIIIPGRYLVLRDEKELAACVMEGCDPEFSKKVKKGDIMVAGKNFGCGSSREHAPIAIKGAGISAVVAESFARIFYRNSINIGLPLIEAKDIEGQISEGDTIEIDIDKGILKDLDTSEEFEIKPLPDFMLGIMKEGGLINYLKNHLAEIKEE; this is encoded by the coding sequence ATGAAAGGAAAAGTCTGGAAATTTGGAGACGATGTTGATACTGATATTATAATACCTGGAAGATATCTAGTATTAAGAGACGAAAAAGAACTAGCAGCATGTGTTATGGAAGGATGTGATCCCGAATTCTCAAAAAAAGTTAAAAAAGGAGATATAATGGTTGCAGGCAAAAATTTCGGCTGCGGATCCTCAAGGGAACATGCACCAATAGCAATTAAAGGGGCAGGAATATCTGCTGTTGTTGCAGAATCATTTGCAAGAATATTCTACAGAAACTCTATAAATATAGGTCTTCCTCTAATAGAAGCCAAAGATATAGAAGGACAAATATCAGAGGGAGATACTATAGAAATTGATATAGACAAAGGAATTTTAAAGGATTTAGATACCTCTGAAGAGTTTGAGATCAAACCATTACCTGATTTCATGCTAGGGATCATGAAAGAGGGTGGGTTAATAAACTACCTCAAAAATCACCTTGCAGAGATAAAGGAAGAATAA